In one window of Falco biarmicus isolate bFalBia1 chromosome 16, bFalBia1.pri, whole genome shotgun sequence DNA:
- the LOC130159592 gene encoding heat shock factor protein 5-like, translating into MASASPHFCRDRHDLLVHLKRLTKGNKAKMAAGLDVTSRPPNRFQRLLGTPLAGQPLLPPSTLSNANRPGLLTVGQFHQLYGQGVFPPYSYTATSCRAPSTSPAQRLGPTPVPSTWIQQGPLGLLPGQGASPAFPDKGAAFPVLQTLPTGATYTLQPVASLLPLQQGTQSVAASIANCSSSASSVPYSQTCCPTESSNAVIL; encoded by the exons ATGGCTTCCGCAAG CCCCCACTTTTGCCGCGACCGCCACGACCTCCTCGTCCACCTGAAGCGCCTGACGAAAGGCAACAAGGCGAAGATGGCAGCGGGCCTGGATGTGACCAGCCGCCCACCCAACCGCTTCCAGCGCTTGCTTGGCACGCCACTGGCCGGGCAACCGCTGCTTCCGCCCTCGACGCTCAGCAATGCCAACAGGCCTG gactgctgaCTGTAGGACAGTTTCATCAACTTTACGGTCAAGGTGTTTTCCCTCCTTACTCCTACACGGCAACCTCGTGCCGAGCCCCCAGCACTTCACCAGCACAAAGATTAGGTCCGACTCCAGTCCCTTCCACTTGGATCCAGCAGGGACCGCTTGGgttgctgccagggcaaggggcttccccagcttttccagataaAGGGGCTGCCTTTCCGGTACTCCAGACGCTTCCAACGGGAGCCACGTACACACTCCAGCCTGTGGCTTCTCTTCTGCCACTTCAGCAAGGGACTCAAAGCGTTGCCGCATCCATTGCAAATTGtagcagctctgcatcttcagtgccGTACTCACAAACCTGCTGTCCAACag
- the LOC130159850 gene encoding ankyrin repeat domain-containing protein 26-like, producing MEVTDGPGLTHSSDPTSEDVRLEASAYKETMLLLEELGVVHMGSATLLKMQNILLEYERRIERQKNQYKALSREVRKLEDEREESQFRAEKTQDLKSVLAHQEAEWKRDIQSLKCSLKQEEEKRLRVEVLCEKRREDLRRKEDQYCKEIEEKQKLELQSRNSEMELRTLRKLLKQESSTDREQDLLYKNQLLQDEIAVLRLELTQFKNLNFICHQKAMLNEDFPENVMNAFACKSSSIVTSLTCKKPTRACLCSCVKLKAKLIG from the exons ATGGAAGTAACTGATGGCCCTGGTTTAACTCACTCATCTGACCCAACTTCAGAGGATGTCCGGTTGGAAGCTTCAGCCTACAAGGAGACTatgctgctgttggaagagCTTGGTGTGGTTCATATGG gttctgctactttgttgaaaatgcaaaacatacttCTTGAATATGAACGGAGAATAGAACgtcagaaaaatcagtataaagCGCTCTCAAGAGAAGTAAGGAAATTGGAAGACGAAAGGGAGGAGTCACAGTTCAGAGCGGAGAAGACTCAAGATTTGAAATCCGTGTTGGCTCACCAagaagcagaatggaaaagggATATCCAAAGCCTTAA ATgttctttgaaacaagaagaagaaaagaggctcagagtagaagtgctgtgtgagaaaaggagagaagacctCCGAAGGAAAGAAGATCAATATTGTAAAGAGAtagaggagaaacagaaacttgagtTACAGTCTAGGAATTCAGAAATGGAGTTAAGAACACTGAGAAAGCTCTTGAAACAG GAATCCAGCACTGATAGAGAACAGGATCTGTTGTACAAGAATCAGTTACTACAAGATGAGATTGCTGTGCTAAGGCTAGAACTCACTCAA TTCAAGAACTTGAACTTCATTTGTCATcaaaaagcaatgctgaacGAAGATTTCCCAGAGAACGTGATGAATGCCTTTGCTTGCAAGTCGAGCTCCATCGTGACCTCTCTGACGTGCAAGAAACCAACAAGagcttgtctctgcagctgtgtaaagctaaaagcaaagctaataGGCTAG
- the LOC130159591 gene encoding ankyrin repeat domain-containing protein 26-like: MFGQLQQELADALKKQSMPEASLEVTTRYHSDLERDKLRLQKELEKKLKTKTQKQNMLALTSKDLHSTWEEHLKSRSHLEERVAQLDEEKAELLQQVSPENSPGTEPIPRRTTCTFWSGSYISLFSVIPAIQAASTLSFGGHGGSK; this comes from the exons ATGTTTggacaactgcagcaggagcttgctgatgcacttaaaaagcaatctatGCCAGAAGCTTCACTTGAAGTTACTACACGCTACCACAGTGACCTGGAGAGAGACAAGCTGCGCTTGCaaaaggagttggaaaaaaagttgaaaactaAG acgcagaagcagaacatgctGGCTCTGACATCCAAGGACTTGCACAGCACGTGGGAGGAGCACTTGAAGTCAAGATCCCACCTTGAAGAGCGCGTTGCTCAGCTGGACGAGGAGAAGGCTGAACTGTTGCAACAGGTGAGCCCAGAAAATTCTCCAGGCACCGAGCCAATACCCAGGAGAACCACATGCACCTTCTGGTCAGGTTCTTACatatcattgttttctgttatccCTGCCATTCAGGCTGCGAGTACCTTATCGTTTGGGGGTCatggaggaagcaaataa